One segment of Nothobranchius furzeri strain GRZ-AD chromosome 13, NfurGRZ-RIMD1, whole genome shotgun sequence DNA contains the following:
- the tgfb1a gene encoding transforming growth factor, beta 1a isoform X1 — translation MKLGFLLLMALHMLSSVNSMSTCKTLDLEIVRQKRIEAIRSQILSKLRLPKAPEPDESGNKEEIPSSLLSLYNSTKDMLKEQQIEVQKTISLEQEEEEYFAKVLNKFNITSKNHTDNSKTLFFNTSSIKTSVGDASLLTSAELRMLIKNPRIASEQRVELYYSSGSSVRYHTSRFITNSLRDKWLSFDVTEPLQRWLQEPEDEQSFQLRVFCECGQPSSSFSFSISGTENSRGDTAILKSMTEQPPYILTMSIPQNMSSHVTSRKKRSTSDQETCTAQTEACCVRSLYIDFRKDLGWKWIHKPTGYHANYCMGSCTYIWNAENKYSQILALYKHHNPGASAQPCCVPQTLEPLPILYYVGRQHRVDQLSNMIVKSCKCS, via the exons ATGAAGCTGGGATTCCTGCTGCTGATGGCGCTGCACATGCTGAGCAgcgtgaacagcatgtccacctgTAAGACTCTGGACCTGGAGATAGTGAGGCAAAAACGCATCGAGGCTATCCGGAGCCAAATCCTCAGCAAACTTCGCCTGCCTAAAGCCCCTGAGCCAGATGAGTCTGGAAACAAGGAGGAGATCCCGTCCTCCCTGCTCTCGCTCTACAACAGCACCAAGGACATGCTGAAGGAGCAGCAGATCGAGGTCCAGAAAACCATCTCACTAGAACAAGAGGAGGAGGAGTACTtcgccaaggtgctgaacaagttCAACATAACCA GTAAAAATCATACGGACAACTCCAAAACGCTGTTCTTCAACACCTCCTCCATAAAGACCAGCGTGGGGGATGCGAGCCTGCTGACGAGCGCAGAGCTGCGGATGCTCATCAAGAACCCCAGGATCGCCTCCGAGCAGCGGGTGGAGTTGTACTACAGCTCGGGATCCTCCGTTCGTTACCACACCTCCCGCTTCATCACCAACTCACTCAGAGACAAGTGGCTCTCCTTTGACGTCACTGAACCCCTGCAGAGGTGGCTCCAGGAGCCAG AGgacgagcagagctttcagctgcGTGTCTTCTGTGAATGCGGCCAGCccagcagcagcttcagctttTCCATCTCTGggacagaaaacagcagaggagACACGGCAATTCTGAAGTCGATGACGGAGCAGCCGCCCTACatcctgaccatgtccatcccccaGAACATGAGCAGCCACGTCACCTCACGCAAGAAACGGTCCACCTCCGACCAGGAAACCTGCACAGC CCAAACGGAGGCCTGCTGCGTCCGAAGCCTCTACATTGACTTCAGGAAGGACCTGGGCTGGAAGTGGATCCATAAGCCCACGGGCTACCACGCTAACTACTGCATGGGCTCCTGCACTTACATCTGGAATGCTGAGAACAAATATTCCCAG ATCTTAGCTCTGTATAAGCATCACAACCCCGGAGCGTCGGCCCAGCCGTGCTGCGTCCCGCAGACCCTGGAGCCTCTACCGATCCTCTACTACGTGGGCCGGCAGCACAGG GTGGACCAGCTGTCCAACATGATCGTGAAGTCCTGCAAGTGTAGCTAA